In Bradyrhizobium sp. 170, the DNA window CGATGCCGCGCATTTCAATTCAAGGACGTAGCCGATCCCGCGCGCGGTTTTGATCCGTAGCGTCGCATCGGACTGACTCAAATGACCGCGCAAACGATAGATTCCGACCTCAAGCGCATTGGTGGAGACCTCGTCGTCAAATGCATAGAGGCTATCCTGCAATGACGCGCGAGCCACGGTGCGGCCGGCGCGGCTGAGCAGATGTTCGAGAATGCACACCTCGCGGCGGGCAATCTTCAGCGGTCGACCATTGACCGACGCTTGCCGACCGATCGAATCGAATCGTAGATTGCCAAAGGTAACGATGGGGGCCGTCATTTGCGTTGATCGGCGCAGAGTAGCGCGCATCCGTGCGATGAGTTCATCAGTAGATACGGGCTTGGGCAGGAAGTCGTCCGCACCGCCATTAAATAGCGCTATCCGCCTACCGAGCTCGTTGAAGTTACTCATCATCACGGCAGGCATCGAATGTCCGTCACGTCTCAACTGCTTCAGCCAATCCAAGCCGTCTCCATCCGGTAGAACCAACTCGAGCAAGAGAATGTCATAGCTGGCGCAACAAAAAGCGGCGGCCGCCTCGTCCAGGGTGCACGCTACGTCAACGGCAAAACCGCAATCGGAGAGCGCATCTTGTACAACGCGCGCTGGGTCCGTCTCATGATCAACGAGTAGCGTTCGCATTCCACGACCTCCTATCAAGTCACGCCAAGACACCCACCACGTCAGGTTCGAGCATGCGCGGAATTGAACAGTCCGGCCTCCGCGTAAGCGTTGGAATCCGGAATAGACGAAGAGCAGCGGTGCTGGCGACTCGCATACTGGATCGGGATTCCATGGTAAGCTCGACTGGCGTTGTTCACTGTCTTACGTGGCGCGCATGCATCTTGGTGACGTCGAAGGTGCTCTTGCCACCGGGACATGGGCGGCAATCAATCAAATGCATCGATAGGCGGGCACCACCCCGCTCAGCGCCGGAACAATCCCGGTAGTTGTCGCCGACATCCTGAGGTCGAGATGATTGCCGAGAACACATTGATTGGTGAAATCCATGGTTTGGATCGATGCATTCACATGGCGGATCAGTGACAATGCCGTTCCATGGTCTGGATCTAAATCTCCTCATCACGATCGATGCTCCCGATGGCGAGCGCAGCCGCACGGCCGCGGGTTTGATGGAGGAGCAGCGATGATAGGCGATTTGCATCGCGGCCCTCAATTTGCAAAGCCTCACACGCCGGCAGACGTTCCGTGCTTGAGCAACGAACTCCTCATTCGGCCTGGAAGGTGAGCCTCCTTCGTGCTCCGATCACCGGAGCGACAGTGATGGCCAAGCGCGGCTACGCTCAGCTGGAGAACGCCATAACGAGGCCGTCCTGCCGCGCCTTCCTTTTTCTAACTTTTATAAAATCACCGAGACGCTGTGGAATGAACTGCTCAACGGCCGCACAATCCAAAGACGGGGGTGACATGAAGTTGGCTGCACCCGGCAAAACCGTGCCTACAATCCGATCGCGGCGTCCATGATCAAGTACTCATCGCAGCTTTTCCGACAGTAAACCTACCATGTTGCGTGATGCACGACGCTTTCCCTACCCGGCAGCACATGAAGTGTGAAATCAATTCTTTGGATGGATTGCATTCGCATCCTGGATAGTGACAACACGTCTGAGGTCTGTGTCTCAGTCTCCTAGTCGCACCTGATGCTCTGATGACCGAACGCAATCTGTCGCTGGCAGCTCTGGTGGGGCGAGCGATAATTTTGGTGATTTGCATGGCGGCGTCGTCCTGCAAGGCTCACATTGGGCGCCGACTCTTCTGGACTAGCAAAACCCAGGTTATGGTCACTCGCCCAGCAATGTCGGTTCTGCTCCATCCGGACGTGGGAAAAAATGTTGTTGTGATCGACATTCTACGTCTGATCAGAATGGTGCATCATCTCGGAATCGGTGGGCGACTTGCTCCGGAATTCGCATGGTGCATGACCGCGCGTCAGCAAGTTGTTCCGTCTGAGCCGAAGCGCCCCGATCCTAGAGAGCTTGACGGCCAATAAGTCTTCCGCAGAGTGCTTGGCAGTCGCATCGGAGTGCGGACAGATGCTTTGGTCAGGTTGTGGTCAGCTAGGTTGTGTATCCTCCTCGGCAAAGCTTGTCGCGGCACGAGCTCAATCGCGTGCATCTTGCCGATCGGGAGCGATCTGATGTATGGCAGAATCGGTGGCTCCGTTTTGCGGAAGCGGTTGCCGGCCTGGAGCGAGGTGGGTCGTTGTCGGCGGGCGCGACGCCATACTTCCTGCGTTCCAATCCGCCCATTATCAAGATCGTCGACTGAGAATCTTTCATGCGCAAAGTGAAGAGATTCTTGTCCAGTGAAATCATGCACATCGCCAGTAACCCGCAGGAGTACTCGGATTTTGTTCGGAGAAAGCCGAGCGGGCTGCAACTGTCGGTGGGTGGAGGCTATTCCAGTACTTACGATGATCCGGGTAAGCACGCGCGATTTTTCAGATATCAGGTTGGGTGACGAAACTATAGGGCTTTTAGGAGCCGGAGGCTCGGTCAGGATCAGGGGGAGACCATTTTCGCCAACAGTTCGGGCGTAACGATATCACGTCCGTGGTAGATCTACGCGTTACTTATCCGCTCGCCGAGAACGCGGGCGATATCCTGCTGGAGCATGAACTGCGAATGGACGGCGATCATCCGTTGGTCTTATCACGTCCTGGCGTAGGAGGTATGGAACCCCGTCTAGCGGAAATGGATTTTGTTCACGTGGGTCGCAATAACTGGGTGCTTGATCCTCAACAGCATCCCAAAGTGTGGACGAAGAACGAGAACGACCAGTGGCACCGAGTAGTCAGGCCTACAAAGTATCTTTCCAAAGTCGAGGATAGCGATAGTCAAGAGAGCTGCGAGACGGATTCGTGTGACGATGATCCCTCGTATTACCTGGAGCGCGCTGTTCGAAGATTGGCTGGGGGACAAGACGATTCGGAATGATGAGAGCGGGCTGGGGCGGACTGGTATTTCGCTATTGCAGGGGCCGGTTCAGAAGTGAACTTGAAGGAAGCGCTCGCGCCGGATCGTGCTCCTCGCGCGTGACATATGCCCGGTTTCGAACGTCAAGTTTGACTTCCTCGGCTACTGCTTCGGGCCGCGACGGGCAAAGAACTCACAAAACGCCTCGGTGTTTTGCAGTTTTCTGCCTCGGCTCAGCGCTTCGGCGCTGAAGTTTATGCGGGCGGCAATCCGGGATTTGAACCTCCGAAAACGGACCCATGTGTCAATGGCTGACATCGCTCGGCAGCTCAATCCCCTCCTGCGGGGGGATTGTGTATTACGGTCGATTCAGGCCGGCGCCTCTGGGTCAATCCTTCGATACGTCAATCAGACAATCGAGGCTTGGATGGTGCGGAAGTTCAAACGCTTTATGGGGTCGCAAGGCCAAGACCGGCCGCGTTCTCGAACGACTATCTCGCGAACGTCCCGGGTTGTTCGCGCAATGGAAGATCGGCATACGCGGCTCGTTCGCCTGATGGGAGCCTAGTGACGCGAGAGTCTCACGCTGGGATCCTT includes these proteins:
- a CDS encoding response regulator transcription factor; the protein is MRTLLVDHETDPARVVQDALSDCGFAVDVACTLDEAAAAFCCASYDILLLELVLPDGDGLDWLKQLRRDGHSMPAVMMSNFNELGRRIALFNGGADDFLPKPVSTDELIARMRATLRRSTQMTAPIVTFGNLRFDSIGRQASVNGRPLKIARREVCILEHLLSRAGRTVARASLQDSLYAFDDEVSTNALEVGIYRLRGHLSQSDATLRIKTARGIGYVLELKCAASTA